The Canis aureus isolate CA01 chromosome X, VMU_Caureus_v.1.0, whole genome shotgun sequence region TTAAGTTGTAGACACAAGACATCATAAGGCCAGGCATGTAGTAGTCATTCCTATGCCAAAGCCTTGCACGAATCAGAGCATTTTGATTTGGCTTACTCTATAATCTGGATATCCTTTTAGAAGAATCAAATGTGTGAAAGGAGCTGGTGTATTCCAATCACCACTCATTTTACCAGTTATATAATCTGCCCCGGTTAAGAGAATTATCTTTGGAGAGAGATAACAACCTGGTCTAGTCATATTAGATACATGAACCTCAGCCAATGTcttaacctctctatgcctcagtttccatattcataaaatgctgaaaatatttacctATTTAATCTTATGGTAAGGATTAATTGGAAAATCTATGGAGTGCACCTTAGTACAATGTCCAGCACAGGAGGACTCCCTAGGCTGTGGCTATCACTGTTGCTATAGTTGTAGTAGTTATCCTTCCTGCGGAGATTGAGTTCTGTATAGCACATCTTCATATGTCCTACATAACTCAAAGAGATGTGCTTTAAAACAAATCAAGTCGCACATTTCCACATTCACgaataagaaaacaataccaCTCTAATTGTATTTgcaagaaaaccaaacaaatctTTGACTCAGATCTGCACTGCTGTCTTGGCCACTTTGttttcacagtcactagatcaATTTTTGAAATGATGACGCTCACctgaatttttcaaaaatgaagatgaaatggaAGGGCGGGGTTTAGaatcttgcattttattttccattctctgGGTAGAGTTGGGTCATTaagccacttatttttttttcttggtctcttTTCCATCCACCTAGAAGATAAATGATATCTGGTTTTGACTATCTTCTGTGTACAAAATgtgttatacatttttaaagaacaacatAATCCACTCAGTTTTATTCATCGCAAGAATTCGTCTCCTGAAAATGTCACAAATAGCTGTTCTTCTGACTTTTCTATCTCTACCACCCTCAATTTaaataatgattaattttatgaaaCTACTCGTTACAATGAATTATAAAACCTCATTCACATTTTTCTGCACAGGAACAAACATTTACTAGAGAAAAATCCATTTTACTACCCAAGAAAATACTCACATTTTACtataaacagaaattaagaatgcTAACAAAATCAAAGCATGGGAAGATCAATGGAAAATGTCCATTAAACTCTTCAATTTTAGAATGTATCTTTGTTCTTAGGGGATTAGCAGATGAGTGGAAGTCTTCAGGGATAAAGGAGGCATCAATTCTCTCAAATATTCCCAGAGCAACAAGAGAATGACAGGATCATTTTGCATATAAAGACAACAGGGCTGGTTGCttttgtatttgttaaataaCCCCTGGGTCACTCAGGAGAAGCACATGCTTTCCCTAAAGGATACCAAAAGCTTCTAATTGTCCAGTTGTGCATGTAAATCAAAACTGCTGGccactttccccttcccttctactTACCCTGTTCACACTCTTGGCTGATTCCTGGGGGCTCTTGCATCCTCTAGCTGGcttcctctgtcctttcccctctGCTATGTCTGACCACCCTGTTAGCGCTGCCAAGGCAATGCCCTTCAAGgatcctctcttcttcctctctcattcCTTCATTCTTGTTAACTTTCTGAGCAGTCTTTGTTTATTTATGGCACATATTCCCAGTAGAAGTTATTTTCACAGACTCATGCAATGTGTGCCACTTGCCAAGGCCGCAGGATGTGTGGGAATCcagttttccctccctctgcctctgcctggcaGCCTATTGTCTCCTCCTGTTAGCACCTGCAGCAAAGTCACAGCCTAAAGTTGTGACAGTACCATGAGATCCAAGGCAACCAACGGCAAGGTCCTAAACATAGAATTATTTCAATGCAAGACCAAAGTATAACCCAAAACTGAGTAACAGGCAAACAAGGAGCATGCTTTAACATATGTCTTTATCAATACTAAACTGACTCAAAGTAATTTCTGGCTGTCATAAGAGTTCTTTCACAAATTATACAAAGAAGGGGCATTGCAAATTAAGACATTGTATGGCTATGTCATAGCCCctgataaaatgtattaaaaggatactgagggaagaaaataatagagGAAAGTATTTCTAAGCTGTCTTTGTTAAACACAACACATTAGTTCTAAGTCAGAAGTACTAAACTATAGCCAAAAATTAGCGTTCTTATGTAATGATATATAGTTTACAACTGAATTATGAAATAAGCTGTGTCATCATTCATGTAGTAAGTCAAAAATATTAAGTGAGTCcccactaccaacaccaagggaAACCTGGGAAGGTCCTATAGACCTGTATAATCACCACCAGGTCGACCAAAGTCTCTTCAAATATCCATGTGATCTAAATTAAGCAGTGTGCTTGCCGTACAAATGCATCTTTGAGACACTTCCCCGAATCATATACCTCCAACCAGGTTGCTACCCTAAACATCTCGGGTTAGTCCTAGTCCTTTATCTATGAAGCAAAAGTCAAGACAAGATTAAATATATGAGCATTTTGTTAATAGAAATACCTATGCAAAGGGAAATAACAGATGGGGTGAGGTAAGATTAAGAGAACTAACAGACCCAGGTTTACTCGGTAGAAGCATCCTAGACCCCCTTAATGTCTAAGGAAGGTTCAACAAAGCTGTCTGGGAGTTCCTGAGCCAAGGTCAACCAACAAAAGAGTTTGCCTCCTGAAAGAGCATGCTTTAGTATTCCCATTCAGTCACTGCTGAGGAGGAGGCCATGGGAGGCAAGAGCCACAGTGGATCCCAGACAGCAGAGGCTAGGTCCCTGGGGCAACTGTTCCCCTGTGTAGGAGGCCTATGAGGTGAATTCTCAAGGACAACACACCACTACTACATAGAAATTCAAAGGTTTATATCtgcaataaatcttttttttttttcagctgaaaGGTCTCACATTTATTATTGAACCAACCTACTGGTATAGAGGCATAGTAACAGAGAAAAGAATTTCCTTGATAAGATATGTCTATTGGCCAGGTAGGAAGGATGTTTGCATATTGATAGGATAGGAACATGTGATCTCCATGCAGCTTAAATATGTGTGCCAATTATGTTTGCTATTTCATGATGTGCTATGCTTCCTCATAGACCCAGCTTGGTTCTTCTCCAGTGCCTCCTCTTGGAGTTGTACctgattttattaccagttttcatcTGAATCCACTGGGGAATGGGAagattctgcttttgtttattgGCCAGGAATCGCTTGATTCTGAAAGTCTTGTGAGAAGACATGGCGAGAACAGTAAACTACACACAACCAGGATGGAGGTGAAAAGCAGAGACTATATCTGCAATAAATCTTGAGCTTGGCATCCAAATTTCCCCTGATCTCCACCTTCGTTTCTGGCACTTCcttttttgacattttcacattagTCTAAGTAAACCTATGGTCCCCATATGAGCCCTGTAGGTGACCAAAATGCTTTCCCTCATAGTATTCCATCTCTCTATACTCTCCTCAGCTCAAATCCTCTTTTCAAGATCCTACCTACTCCACTGTAATCCTCTTTTCAAGATCCTACCTACTCCATTTCATTCTGAAATGCCAATCTAACATTAAGACCATCTTCAAAACTCTTGCCCACAACCCCATCTGCTCAACCCCTACCCTTGTAGAAAGCTTCCTTCTCACTTTAGATCATCCATAGAACTTTGTATACTCTTCTATTTAGAGTATTAAGCACTTTCTATTTGCTTTAGTTCTTATAAGTTTTATCTCCATAGCAAACCCCAGGAAGGAATGTAAACATTTCAAGTGTGTGTTCCTGTACTATTGTACAAACAGTACattggaaaaaacaaatgaactaatGAAAGATAAATTCTGGCCTGATGCATATCTATTGACCCAGGactaaaaataaagctaaaagaacttctttatgtcttattttcttattaccatgtttgtgttgtttttaaaaaaaaaaaaaaagataaacaggaaTTATCAGACCCAAAGTAAtattgattctaaaattcatggcAAAAACTCCCACTGACCTAGGAAAGAACATCATCACTGCTGCAGTCATAGAGAATTCACACAGTATAATTAGCAGACATAGGAAACTGACCCAATAAATGAATATTCTGTgagagatttaaatataaaatcctaTTAAATTAAACAAAGAGGCCATTAAACTGAGAAGGCTCTAATGCTGTGGAGATCtacaaaagcaaaccaaaatctaagcCTCTAAATGCCTCAAAGTAACAAAATCAAAATGCTAAGGACAACCAATCACAAACAGCCAAGGAGGCTTAAAGTGATAACCAATCAGTAACTTCCCTGCTTTGCTTCCATGTTTTCTCTACTAAACTCTGCAGCTCCTGTGAGGGGAGTGCTCTTAACCACTTCCAGTTTGGAGCTGCCCAATTCGAActgatttttgctcaaataaactttctaaaattttaatatggCTCAGTCTCTCTTTTGACAGTTCCAGAGCAATGAAAAACCAAACATAAGTACCTGTGAAGGCACCTGAGCTGCTGCTTTCTTGCTGCCTGTGGAGATGGTAGGCAACTCCTACTGGCTTCCTGGATCCTAGGTCCACAGCTTTTGTGTTAGGGGCTTTCAGACTTtatttgaacatttctttttccgGACTGAGTCCAGAACTGCTGGAAATGGACTGGGTCTGACTTAAAAACTAGACCAGTGCCAGCATGAGGCCTTGggtgaataaaattttaagactgaataagggcatgcttgggtggctcagcggttgagcgtctgcctttggttcaggccatgatcccggggtcctgggatcaagtcccacagggtgttccccgcaaggagcctacttctccctctgcccgtgtctctgcctctctccctctctctctctctctctctctccctctttctctctctgtgtgtctctcatgaataaataaataaaatcttaaaaaaagaaagactaagtAGGTTAACCTTACCAAAGATAATCTTCAATTACACTGGCTTCAGTGGGGAACTTTGAACCGTTTTAGATAATCTTATCAATTTACAAGGTGCCTAGAGAAAAAGGGGTCTCAGCCTGACACTGACCACAAAGGGTGGAGAGAAAATTGTTTTTCCTCCTCTATAGTTGCTGGTGGACAGGATAAGACCTGCTGGCACATTCCCGCTCACTCTGGAGCACACAGAAAGCATTCTGGGAAAACTGACAGAGGCCCGCAAAGGGTAACAATTCTTACCAAATCAGCTCTCCCAGACCTCTGTTGTGGGGCTTGGTTGACAGAAGAAGGTAAATTTCAcgttttccctccctttccaaaTTTGGATTGGCAGAAAAAAACATTCATCCTTTCTCTCTTAAGGACATCCTTTCTCTCCTAAGGATGGCTATAGCCttcttttttgtctcattttgcATCCTGAGAACTTGGCTTGGCAACTGTCAGACTGGAGGCCCCCAAAAGATAGCTGAACAGATATGTGTGTTGTGCCTTATTCGTGGCTAGGTAAGCCTAGGCAGAAATGTGCATTGCATTCCATTTGCAGCTAGGGTCCTGCCAACTGTTAAAATTCCCCAGTAATTCCAACTCTCAGGGCAACTGTTCAAGTCTTCTTTCTATTGGTTATCTTTGGGAATGGCCCTGGATTTTGGGGGGATACTATCTTTTGCACCTCTTTGAGAATTCCTCTTGGCTCCATAAGATTGTTCAATTCTACCAAGAATATTTACTGTTGGTCTCAGCCGAAACCTGACAAGATactcaaaaggattttttttccaagtaattccATGTCCATAAATTGACAAAATTGGAAGCTGATACACAGAACCtgatagaaacttttttttaagagagaggaaaaaaaaaaaaacacacacacatatgaccagggaaggggcagaggaagagggagagagaatcttaagcattcTTAAGCAGTCTTAAGGTGTGGATCCCAATGCAgtggctcaatctcaccaccctgagatcatgacctgagccgaaaccaacagtcagatgcttaaccaacagagccacccaggtgccccgtaaaAACTTCCTTTAGGACTTCTCCCCTAAGCTAAAATGAAACTATGCacccagagggaaagaaaagcattCTGAGCATTTACTAAAATGTTCTAAAGAAACACAGCTCCAAATCTAGAACATATGAATCGTTTGATTTGCCATCTTAGTTGAAGATCTTCTCCCTGATATGAAGAAGCACATGGAGGATGATGTAGTTGGATGGCTGGTCAGGGTCACAGTATCTTTCAGATTCCAacctaattctttgaaaaattaaaaacaactgtaCTGGTCTTACAAATCAATCTTTAGAAGAACAGAAATGCAGCTCTAGAAACAATTCAAAGCCCATCTATCCATTTTACCAATCCCAAACTCTCCCCTATCCATCTCAAAAGGCTTGCAGATATTATAAAAGATTTGGATTCAGAATGCAAAAGCCcagagggtgcctggctggctcggtcagagGAGCCTGCAACTTTTGATCCtgaggttgtgaattcaagccccatggtgactagagatcactaaaaaatcaacaaactttAACAAattctctttataaaaaaaagacagcaaaagcCCTTCTTAAAGAACTTTAcatcctttctctgtgtctttgagATGCAAATTTCTACCTGGTTTTCTCTAGAAGCCCAGAGCCATCTTTAAATACAAATTTCAGGGAGATAAttcttatgagagagagagggagagaaaagaagctATTTGAAAATCaggtaaatgaaaaatattaaaagtcttTTTTGCAAATATTAGTAAAAGCTTTAACCACCAGAGCAGGCAATCTTAACTTATTCTGCCAGaaactctatctatctatctatctatctatctatctatctatctatctagagagATATATCCAGTGAGTGTGGGTggtagggggtggggtgcagagggagagagagaatcttaagcaggctccatgctcaacacagatctgatcctacaaccctgagatcatgacctgagccaaaatcaagagtcagatgcttaattgactgagccacccaggcaacccccttGAAACACAATTTAGATACAACTATTCTTTTATAAAGCTGTGCATTATCATACCTGTCTCatagctaaaatttttaaaatatttttataacatccttttcttcttttaattactttttaaaaaaatttatctgtatttttaataaagattttattttatttttttaaagagtttatttacttagagggagagagagaaagaatgagagcaaggggaggagaagagaagaaggaagagagaggggaaagaatcccaagccgactctgtgctgagcatggagcccaacatggggctggagcccaacatgggactcaatccccaatcccatgaccctgagatcatgacctgagccgaaaccaagagtcggacacttaaccaactgagccacctaggtgccccaaatatatttttaaagattttatttatctatttgagagagaaagagagcatgagagagagatcacaagcaggggagatggagaagcagactccccgctgagcagggagcccaatataagactcaatctcaggatcccgggatcatgacctgagctgaaggcagacatttaaccaactgaaccacccaggtacctctaaaaATGAAAGGTAGAAGATTTCTGTGTCTGTAAgtctatgtatatatgttttatagaTATGT contains the following coding sequences:
- the LOC144308699 gene encoding large ribosomal subunit protein eL39-like; this encodes MSSHKTFRIKRFLANKQKQNLPIPQWIQMKTGNKIRYNSKRRHWRRTKLGL